The following are encoded together in the Pseudomonadota bacterium genome:
- a CDS encoding EAL domain-containing protein, with product MIDPTLNADPEQPLRVLLVDDDSVDRRIISRCLKKSGLTVEVKETFEVEEVERLARSGEYSCVLMDFRLPGGESFELFQSLFSESCEERAGIVLLTGRGDERIAAEAIQRGAQEYLPKAELTPVTLRRAIEGAMEKASLSQQLAQRDKQLHRMSFYDSLTGLPNRQLYMDRLEQQFRHASRDGEEFAVLMMDLNGFKQINDSFGHQVGDELLVETAKRLKGAMRESDSVARLGGDEFAALLPKTGSVSGCQSVAEKIRRAFAGDLIIDGNAHRVGIAIGAAIYPRHGATPAELLQTADLAMYEGKRDRAQELVCGPGKGSEDYRQTSVVDHLDGALKAEDQLFLVYQPKLCLESGQTVGVEALLRWQHPTLGLVAPKEIVPAAQRSATTLVNLTQKTLDLALRQASAWADAGRPAELSVNLSASLLQQPAAARQVCGWLADQQTNAGQLCLEITEDALLPDPHGASDILKTIAALGFAISIDDFGSGFSSLKLLRDLPISELKIDRPFVKAAVDQGDSSVVDSVISLGRCFDARVVAEGIEDQRIQDQLVSRGCRFGQGFHLASPMTAAELDTWWTHQRSTPVLFQAARLRRLPVQDPALGAAWNDPPTTSERGFGNRRSSR from the coding sequence ATGATCGACCCGACGCTCAACGCTGATCCCGAGCAGCCGCTTCGCGTTCTGCTGGTGGACGACGACAGCGTCGATCGGCGAATTATCAGCCGTTGCCTGAAGAAGTCCGGCCTGACGGTGGAGGTTAAAGAAACCTTTGAGGTTGAGGAAGTTGAGCGGCTTGCGAGGTCGGGTGAGTACAGCTGCGTGCTGATGGATTTTCGCCTGCCTGGCGGTGAGTCTTTCGAGCTGTTTCAGTCTTTATTCAGCGAGAGCTGCGAAGAGCGGGCCGGAATCGTGTTGCTCACGGGGCGCGGTGACGAACGGATCGCGGCAGAAGCCATTCAGCGAGGTGCGCAGGAGTACCTGCCGAAAGCCGAATTAACGCCGGTTACGCTGCGTCGGGCGATCGAGGGGGCCATGGAAAAGGCCAGTCTTTCCCAGCAGCTGGCGCAGCGGGATAAGCAGCTGCACCGCATGAGCTTTTACGACAGCTTGACCGGCCTCCCAAACCGACAGCTATATATGGACCGACTAGAGCAGCAGTTTCGGCACGCAAGCCGGGACGGCGAGGAGTTTGCGGTCCTGATGATGGACCTCAATGGCTTCAAGCAGATCAACGACAGTTTTGGCCATCAGGTCGGGGACGAGCTGCTGGTCGAGACGGCGAAACGACTCAAAGGCGCCATGCGCGAGTCGGACTCCGTGGCGCGACTCGGCGGGGATGAGTTTGCGGCGCTGCTGCCAAAAACCGGCAGCGTCAGCGGCTGCCAGAGCGTGGCGGAAAAAATTCGTCGCGCGTTCGCTGGCGACTTGATCATCGACGGCAACGCCCATCGCGTTGGGATAGCGATTGGTGCAGCCATCTACCCGCGCCACGGGGCCACTCCTGCGGAGCTCCTTCAGACGGCCGACCTGGCGATGTATGAAGGGAAACGCGATCGTGCTCAGGAGCTGGTCTGCGGCCCCGGAAAAGGGTCTGAAGATTACCGGCAGACCTCCGTGGTGGATCACCTCGATGGAGCGCTCAAGGCTGAGGATCAGCTGTTTTTGGTCTATCAACCCAAACTCTGCCTCGAGTCAGGCCAAACTGTCGGCGTCGAAGCCCTCCTGCGCTGGCAGCATCCGACGCTCGGCCTGGTGGCGCCCAAAGAAATCGTGCCGGCTGCGCAGCGGTCAGCGACAACGCTGGTCAACCTGACGCAAAAAACTCTCGACTTGGCATTACGGCAGGCGTCAGCGTGGGCCGACGCGGGACGGCCCGCCGAGCTTTCCGTAAACCTGTCCGCGTCGCTGCTGCAGCAGCCGGCCGCGGCCCGCCAGGTGTGCGGTTGGCTGGCGGATCAGCAGACGAACGCGGGACAGCTTTGTCTTGAAATCACAGAAGATGCCCTACTGCCCGACCCCCACGGCGCCAGCGACATACTGAAAACGATTGCGGCGCTGGGCTTTGCCATTTCGATTGATGATTTTGGCAGCGGCTTCTCTTCGCTGAAGCTCCTGCGTGACCTGCCGATTAGCGAGCTGAAAATCGACCGACCGTTTGTTAAAGCGGCGGTGGACCAGGGCGACAGCAGCGTGGTGGATTCGGTGATCAGTCTCGGGCGGTGTTTTGATGCCCGGGTGGTTGCCGAAGGTATCGAGGATCAGCGGATTCAGGACCAGCTGGTCAGCCGTGGCTGCCGGTTCGGCCAAGGATTTCATCTGGCAAGTCCCATGACGGCCGCAGAGCTGGATACCTGGTGGACCCATCAACGCTCGACGCCGGTGTTGTTTCAAGCTGCCAGGCTCCGGCGACTACCCGTCCAGGACCCGGCGCTCGGCGCCGCCTGGAACGACCCGCCGACGACGAGCGAGCGGGGCTTCGGGAATCGCCGATCTAGCCGGTGA
- a CDS encoding response regulator, producing the protein MYRNSKDVSILLVEDDDIDVRVIERSFRKCGIASPIVRAKDGLEALEILRGRHSPEWPFIVLLDINMPRMNGLEFLGEVRRDASLAGITVFVLTTSEAERDKFAAYSQHIAGYLLKSDGADQFLDVINLIGQYLETVRFTDQPLEKQALLDAAGPR; encoded by the coding sequence ATGTATCGAAATTCCAAAGACGTCAGCATCCTCCTGGTCGAAGATGACGATATCGACGTTCGGGTGATCGAGCGAAGCTTTCGTAAATGCGGTATTGCCAGCCCGATCGTCAGGGCAAAAGACGGGCTTGAGGCGCTCGAAATCCTCCGCGGCAGACACTCGCCCGAGTGGCCTTTTATCGTCCTGCTGGATATCAACATGCCCCGGATGAACGGCCTTGAATTCCTGGGTGAAGTTCGCCGGGACGCGAGCCTGGCCGGGATCACCGTGTTTGTGCTGACCACCTCGGAAGCGGAGCGCGACAAGTTTGCTGCCTACAGCCAGCATATCGCCGGCTACCTGTTGAAGTCCGACGGCGCCGATCAGTTTCTCGACGTCATCAATCTGATCGGGCAGTACCTCGAAACCGTCCGCTTCACCGATCAACCGCTGGAAAAGCAGGCTCTGCTTGACGCGGCAGGTCCACGATGA
- a CDS encoding NAD-dependent epimerase/dehydratase family protein: protein MTSRRAFLGQSVAGVLGTSLFSQAGAVGRAAKPLEILVLGGTGFIGPHEVNRMLDRGHKVTLFNRGRRQGQFGGRVEELTGDRDANVGDGLQALEGSRRWDVVVDNSGYVPRHVRDSAKLLRDRCDQYLYISTVAVYDTDGEPGESRVLSNQSPLWSDVPDTEEVNGDTYGPLKAECDRVVLDVAGDKATLVRPTYVVGPGDTTDRFTYWVDRINRGGDVLAPAGPGYEAQWIDVRDLTSFIVELAESRTFGTFNTAGPRSEVTNEGLMWGLRAMSSAPVQFHWPSAELLESMSLQLPMMAARDWSRHVDSSAALDAGLGMRSLAETAGDLQAWWSAQPADRKAAARRWPTADQEQEAISRITG from the coding sequence ATGACTTCACGAAGAGCCTTTCTGGGTCAAAGTGTCGCGGGCGTTTTGGGAACAAGCCTCTTTTCTCAGGCAGGCGCCGTGGGCAGGGCCGCAAAACCCTTGGAAATCCTCGTGCTCGGCGGTACGGGTTTTATCGGACCTCACGAGGTCAATCGAATGCTCGATCGTGGGCACAAGGTCACCCTCTTCAACCGAGGCCGCCGGCAGGGGCAGTTCGGCGGGCGGGTTGAAGAGCTGACCGGCGATCGCGACGCCAACGTTGGCGACGGGCTGCAAGCGCTCGAAGGCAGCCGACGCTGGGACGTGGTCGTCGACAACTCAGGCTACGTGCCGCGCCACGTGCGCGACAGCGCGAAACTCCTCCGGGACCGTTGCGACCAGTATCTCTATATCTCGACCGTTGCGGTCTATGACACCGACGGGGAACCGGGGGAATCCCGAGTGCTGTCCAATCAAAGCCCGCTTTGGTCGGATGTACCGGATACCGAAGAGGTTAATGGGGACACCTACGGACCGCTCAAAGCTGAATGTGATCGCGTGGTGCTGGACGTTGCCGGTGACAAGGCGACGCTGGTTCGGCCAACGTACGTTGTCGGGCCCGGCGACACCACCGACCGTTTTACTTACTGGGTCGACCGCATCAATCGCGGCGGAGACGTGCTGGCTCCGGCAGGTCCGGGGTACGAGGCACAGTGGATTGACGTCCGGGACCTCACCTCGTTCATCGTTGAGCTCGCTGAGAGTCGAACCTTCGGGACGTTCAACACGGCAGGCCCGCGCTCCGAGGTTACCAACGAAGGGTTGATGTGGGGTCTGCGCGCCATGTCCTCGGCGCCGGTACAATTTCACTGGCCTAGCGCTGAGCTGCTCGAGTCGATGTCCTTGCAGCTACCCATGATGGCGGCCCGCGACTGGTCGCGACATGTCGATTCGTCTGCGGCACTCGATGCTGGTCTGGGCATGCGCTCGCTGGCCGAAACGGCGGGTGATCTACAGGCCTGGTGGAGCGCCCAGCCCGCCGACCGAAAGGCTGCGGCACGGCGCTGGCCGACCGCGGATCAGGAGCAGGAGGCCATCAGCCGCATCACCGGCTAG